The segment TGAACTCATGGGATATCACTATTTGGTTGACCCAAGTCAGTCAAAACTTGGGTCTATCCTGACACCTTTATTTAATGTCAGCTCTCCCATTAagaacatatattttaaaatttgtgattAATGCTGGCTCAGTTTATTCTTAGAGACATCTAGATGCAGATCCACTTTAAGCCAGTGTTTTGCATCAGGTCATATCTACTTCCAAACAGTTGCTTAATTAGTCACCAATCTCTGTTGATACTTTGTGATCACAAAATGCATTGCTGAGCGTATTGGTCAGACCCTTCAGTTGTATCTGAAAACTGATGATTACCAGCTATGCAGTCTTTGGCTCAACTTCTAGATTTCATGTAAACAGAATGTGAAACTGGAGAGATACAATAAATGGACATTCTTATTAAAAGATCCAGGTTTAATGCTGCTCTTGAAagatctttaaaaatgtatttgctcaTATGGTATCCAAAAGCTGCCTTATTTCTACCTTTCAGTACTTTCTCAGTATATTCTTGTGTGTCTACAGACAAAAACAGGTGTGCTTTGTACACCATGCTCCTTTAAGTCTCTCTATGTCCACCTAATGAACCTtataaaaacccaaagcaaaacatGCTGAGTGTCCACTCCCCTCTCTGACAATTGACAGAAGGGTGAAGGTCTCAGGGTTAGTAAATTTTTGCAAGTTTTGTGGAAGCAGAGAGCAGTCCCTGAAGTGAAAAGCTGTCATGAAGTGAAAAGCTGTGAATTCAGTTCAGACAATATTAGATTAGATAAAGTTCAGATAGACTACACTCAACAGAAATACCCCTGTCATAGTGCAAACTTTGATTTCAGGAAATCATCAATAACAAACACAGAACTACAAATAAAATCTTTGGGGTAATCCTGTTCCCCTTCATTTAAATTTGTATGTAGATTATTTGATTCTTACTGATTAACATAGGGGTACTtaagggttattttttttcctttcttttattctttatgtTTAAGGGATGttttaactttgttttcatCTAGTGCTTGATGCCCTCTATATGGATGAAATGGTGGCAAGTATTCGCAATTGGATGAAAAACCCAGCAAGCTCAGGTGTTGTGACAGAAGAGCCACAGAATACATGTGACaatctgaaaaatgtttatattttgatTGTTGAAGGCTTTCTCCTTTACAATTATGAGTAAGCAGTAATATGTAACCTGGTAAATTGAAAGCTACCCTAAAATGGAAGAGGGAACTAAATATGTTATTATCTTAGGCCACTTAATGAACTATGGAATAGAAGATATTTTTTGACCCTTCCTTATGAAGAGtgcaaaaggagaaggaggTAAGATTATTGACTTATTGTTTAAAGAGTCACTGCACCCCTTGAACTGAAGTAGTCCTTTTGTACTAGCTTTTCTTCAGTGCTTGCAGAATGTAAGCTATTAATATAATCTATCTTCTATTTGTTAGTTTgaggtttgtttggttttggtttttgttttagaGCACATGGTTATTAAAGTATTAACTGCTTTACAAACACTAAAAAGATGATTTGTTGTCctgattatttatttactgattGCATATTTGAGTAAAACCgtatttaaaatgagaaatggttaaaaaaatactaagcCCTCTTATTCTTGGTTAAATACAATTAATTGATGATTTTTCTTAGAGTAACGATGTTCATGTATGGGTTTAGTGTGTGGTTTTGCTTAGGCTGTCCATTAATTTTACTGTGGATCTAAACTAGATCATTGAGCCAGTGTCTGACTTGCCTCTAAATTTGGAGCAATACTGTGTGCTTGGAATAATATATGTGCACGAAGTCAGAATCTGCTGGCTGAGTGAAGAAATTCTCTATTCAACTGGCTTTGGTTGATACCACTTTCTCAGTTTCTCACTAGACTCACCTGAGACTTTAGTGTCCAGAATGGAAGGGTCTAGACTAAACAACTAGTCATTTAAAGCTTGAGAAATCTGTATACATAATAAAAAGATAGAAAGTCGCTTATTTATTTAATAGTGTCAATACAGTTTAATTTATCTGTAATACCTTTTACaattaaaatccccaaactttTACCTTATATTGAATGTGATTTGATTGGCAGAAATAGGTAAGATAGCAAAAGATGGCAGAAGGTAATATCACAGATTGAATTAAAATGAAGGAGCCCCCTTGGGTCCAACAAAAATACAACcagcctttctttttttgttttggataaaaaactgttatttaaCCAGCCGATGCTAGGGGAAAATATGAAACTTACATGGGAACACGTATGTATTTTTGTGTAGCACCAGAGTCTATCAGCCAGCAGATACACCAGCGTACTTCGATGGACACGTGTGGCCTAtgtatttgaaatataaaaGTGAATTGGAAGAGAATGCAAGTGTGCAAGTTGGTATGGTATCCTTAATTTTAAACTTATAAAATGCATAAGTGTGGCACTTATACAGCTTATGTTgaattgggggatttttttaaatggaacaaaattttcttcaaatgtttTTGTTGCACTTGGTAGGTTTTAATGTTTCTCTTGATTTATATTTCAGGTCTAtagggattttgtttttgttatttaataatgaaaattaggaagttgaaaaatagaaatgttctGATCACTAATGAAGCCCACTTAACAAGATCACTTTTTAAGATAACACATCTAAATAGGAAGCTTCTGAAATGATAGCTGATGCACTGGCAGAGTTCTTCACAACAAAATTGAAATCATGGTAGTCTTGTAAGAAGTTGAAGATACTTTCTAGGTGCTGACTGTCTGCACTAGA is part of the Catharus ustulatus isolate bCatUst1 chromosome Z, bCatUst1.pri.v2, whole genome shotgun sequence genome and harbors:
- the LOC117010425 gene encoding nicotinamide riboside kinase 1 isoform X4; its protein translation is MAGDGQESGATAIGCPGAGPRVTNGGKTTLAEKLKNMLPNCDIISQDDFFKPESEVETDERGFKLYDVLDALYMDEMVASIRNWMKNPASSGVVTEEPQNTCDNLKNVYILIVEGFLLYNYEPLNELWNRRYFLTLPYEECKRRRSTRVYQPADTPAYFDGHVWPMYLKYKSELEENASVQVDYLDGTKSQEELLSYVYRDIIQELNKLREENQHVTA
- the LOC117010425 gene encoding nicotinamide riboside kinase 1 isoform X5 translates to MKVLVIGLGGVTNGGKTTLAEKLKNMLPNCDIISQDDFFKPESEVETDERGFKLYDVLDALYMDEMVASIRNWMKNPASSGVVTEEPQNTCDNLKNVYILIVEGFLLYNYEPLNELWNRRYFLTLPYEECKRRRSTRVYQPADTPAYFDGHVWPMYLKYKSELEENASVQVDYLDGTKSQEELLSYVYRDIIQELNKLREENQHVTA